CCTGAAACGCGATGAAGAGATCGCCTTTCCGCACCAGGCGGGAATCAGTCACCACACGCCGAATGCGCTGCTTGAGATCCTGCAGGCTCAACCCTGCCGGCGACTTGGCACTCAGCACTTCGCAGATTTCTTCGACCGTAAACAACGCCATAATGCCGCGACTGCTCGGTTCCCGCATGTGCTCCCCCGCTGAGGTTCAGGATCGGAGCGTGCCGATCATCTCACGCGCGACTTCCCGATCATCGAAATGATGCTTCGTCGTCCCAACGATTTGATAATCTTCGTGCCCTTTCCCGGCGATCAGCACCATGTCCCCGGCCTTCGCCTCACGAATGGCGGCTTGGATCGCCGCGCGTCGGTCGGCGAGCATCTGATACCGCACGTGGCCGCGATTCGCGAGCGCGTCCTTCACCCCGGCTTCGACCTCACGAAGGATGGCGGCCGGATCCTCAGTCCGCGGATTATCAGACGTCAGGATCACCACATCACTATACTGCACAGCCGCCCGCCCCATCTTCGGGCGCTTGGTGCGATCCCGGTCGCCGCCGCAACCGAACACCGTGATGATTCGCCCGGTGCGAAGCGCGGTGGCCGCAGTTAACAACCGCACAAGCGCATCTTCCGTATGCGCGTAGTCCACCACGACCGTGAAATCCTGCCCTGCCTCGACCCGCTCGAACCGTCCCGGCACATTCGACACCGCCCCCACCGCAACGCGAACCTGATCAAGCGTCAGCCCCTCATGCAGGGCCACACCGATCGCCGCAAGCAGATTGTACACATTGTGTTCGCCGACCAACCGACTCTGAATCGTGCAGGTCCCCGCCGGGCTGCGCAGCGTAAAATCGGTCCCTGCGGCGGACAACCGCACATCCTCGGCACGAAGGTCCGCCTGCTCTCCCAAGCCATACGTCCAGACAGGAACGGTGCAGGCCTCGCGCATCCGCCGGCTCCAGGGGTCGTCGCCATTGATAATGGCGCGTTTGCGCTCCTTGCGCGCACCCGACCGCCCCAGCTCGACGAACAGCTTGAGTTTGGCTTGAAAGTACCGTTCCATATCGACGTGGAAGTCAAGGTGGTCCTGCGTCAGATTCGTAAACACCGCGACGTCGAACTCCGATCCGGCGGTTCGGTCCAACGCCAAGGCGTGGGATGACACTTCCATGACGACCGTATCCAACCGCTTCTCGACCATTCGTGCAAATAATTTCTGTAAGTCCAACGCGCCGGGGGTGGTATGGGACGCAGGGAACGACTCCTTCCCCACGAGATACGCCACCGTTCCGATCAAGCCGACCTGCCGTTTCGCGGCCTCCAGCATGGTTTTGACGACATAGGTGGTCGTAGTCTTGCCGTTTGTCCCGGTTACCCCGATCATGCGCAGGGCGGACGAGGGGTCCCCATAAAACCGGCTGCCGATCACGCCCAACGCGGCCCGCGAGTCCTGCACGCGAATCGTCGGGGTCGATCCTGCCGCCACAGCGCGCCCCACAACGAGGGCTGCCGCCCCGGCCGTGAGCACACGATCCACGAAGTCATGCCCGTCCACACGTTCGCCCTGCACCGCGACGAAGAGGGACCCGACCGCAACCTGGCGCGAGTCATCGGTCAAACCGGTAATCGCGACCTGCTGATTGCCGCTGCGCTCCAACACTCCAAGCCGCCCTTGAATGGGGCTGATCAGGTCGTCCAACGTCATCTTCAGGACTCCAACGCCGCCATCGCCAGCTTGATCGGTTCATCCACCGCAACGCCCAGATAGTTCAAGACCTGCTCGCCGACTCGACGAAACACGGGTGCCGCGACGACGCCGCCCCAGCCTTCACCGCGAGGCTCATCGATCACCACAATCATCGCCAAGCGGGGATCCTCTGCCGGAACGTACCCGAGAAACGACCCGACCAGTAACGTGGAAGAGTATTTTCCAGTGCGGGGATCAACCTTTTGAGCGGTTCCGGTCTTCCCTGCCACGCGAAAGCCGGGAATCGCCGCCTTGCCTCCGGTCCCCCCGGTCACAACACCTTCGAGCAACGTGGTCAAGGTCCTGGCCGTGTCGGCGGAGACGACTCGCCGTTTCGCCTGCGGCATCGTCTGCGCCACCAATTGGCCTTTGGCGTTCCGGATCTCAGACACCACATACGGCTTCATGAGCACGCCGCCGTTGGCGATAGCCGAGACCGCCGTCACCATCTGCAACGGGGTCACGCCGATTTCCTGCCCCATCGAAATCGAGGCCAATGAGCGCTTTCCCCACTGGCGAGGCCCCCGAAGGAGACCAGCCGTCTCGCCAGGCAAATCAATGCCGGTCTTATCCCCGAAGCCGAAGTCCTTCAAATAGTCATAGACGCGCCACTCGCCCAAGGCCATGCCGACCTTGGCCGCCCCGATATTGCTCGACTTTTGAATCATCTGCGCAAAGGTCATCCAGCCCGCTCGCTCATGGTCGTGAATCACTGTGTTGGCGATCGCAAATTGTCCGTTTTCGCCGTAAATCATGCTCCCGGGCGTCATGACCTTTTCTTCGAGTGCCGCTGCGGCGATCACGCTCTTCATGGTAGATCCAGGCTCATAGGTATCGGTCAACGCACGATTCCGCCATCGGTCGGGAACCAAGGCACCGACCGTGTTCGGATCGAACCGTGGACTCACCGCCATCGCCAGCACCGCTCCGGTTTTCGGATCCATCGCGATCAACGTGCCGGATTTGGCGTTGGCCCGGCTCACCGCTTCGTCCAGCTCCTTCTCCGCGATATACTGAATGACTTCGTCGACCGTCAGTGTCAGGCTATGCCCCGCCGCCGCGCCTTCCTCGTTGAGCCCCTTGGGAAACACCGCCCGTCCCAGAGCATCTCGCTGCAGGACCACCGCCCGCTTCTCGCCATGCAGATACTGCTCATAACGCAGTTCCACCCCCTCCAAGCCGCGATCGTCCATCCCCGCAAATCCCAACACGTGCGAGAGCAACGGCCCCTTCGGATAGAAGCGGCGCCCCTCCATCACCACGCCGACTCCCTCAAGCCCCAACCGCTCAAGCCGACGCCCCTGCTCCGGCTCAAGCTTTCTCGCCAGCCAAACGAAGTGCCGTTCCTGCTTCAATTTCTTTTCGAGTTCCGTCGCTTTCACATGCAAAATCGGCGAGAGATTGCGCGCCGCCGCAACGGGGTTGCCGAGCGAAGCAGGCACTCCGAACACCGACGGCACATCCATATTCATCGCCAGGACCTTGCTGTTACGGTCGTAGATCGTCCCGCGTGCCCCCTCCAGCGTCACATTCTTTTGGTGCTGCCGATCGGCCTTGACCGTCAATTCGGCGGCCTGCATCACCTGAAGATTGACAAGACGGACGATGACGAACACAAACGCGAGCACGAGCCCACAGGCCACCACGATACGGCGACCACGAAAGGACGTCGCAGCCACTACCGCACTCTCCGAGGAACCATATTTCTGGCGATCCGCACCTCACCCTCCGCCGCGATGGGATTCGCCGGCGCTTCCGGCTCGATATTGATGACGACGACCTGGCCCTTTTCCGGCTGCATCATTCCCAGCTTGTCGCTCGCGAGCCGCGCGATCCGCTCCGGCGCAGTCAGCCCCGAAAGCTTGACCTGCAGTTCATCACGCTCACGCTCAAGCAGCACCTTCTGCGCCTTCAGCCGCTCAATGTGATAGCCGATGCGCACGATGTCCACCCGCTCCCAGACAAAAAGCAGGACCAGCGACGTGACCGCGGCAAATGCGACGGCTTTCATGACATAGACTCCTTGGCAATCCGCTCCACGACACGCAGCTTCGCACTGCGCGATCGAGGGTTATGGTTACGTTCGTCATCCGAAGCGATGACCGGTTTTTTCGTCAACACTGTCACTGACGCGTCAGGCCCATTCGCCATCGCGCGAAACGTATGTTTCACAATCCGGTCCTCAAGCGAATGGAACGAGATGGCGCAGACCCGGCCGCCCGGGACCAGAATATCCACGGCATCACGAAGCGCCGGCTCAAGCACATCCAACTCACGGTTCACAGCAATGCGTAACGCCTGGAACGTCCTGGTCGCGCAGTGAATTCGTCCATGCCGATATGAGGCGGGCACCGCTCGCTCCACGACTGCGGCTAATTCCCCGGTAGTGCGAATCTCACCCTGCATCCTGGCCTGCACGATCGCACGAGCGATTCTTCGCGAGTACCGCTCCTCACCGAGTTGGTAGATTACGTCGGCCAACTCAGTCTCAGGCAAATCGCGCACAAGATCCGCCGCGGTGCGCCCTTCCCGCTGATCCATGCGCATATCCAACGGGCCGTCCTCTCTGAAGCTGAACCCCCGCTCCGGACGATCGAGCTGCGGCGAAGACACACCCAGATCGAAAATCACGCCGTCCACCTGCGACAGGCCGTTGTCGGCCACCACCGTTTTGAGTTCCGAGAAGTTCGCGTGCCGAAGCCGGACGCGCGATAACACATCCTGCAAACGCGAACGCGACTCCGAGAGCGCCGTCGCATCGCGATCAATCCCCACGAGAATGCCAGTTGGAGCAGTGCGTTCAAGGATTCGAGTAGCGAGCCCTGCATATCCAAGAGTGCAGTCCACGTACACTCCACCTGGTTTGCACTGCAACCAGAACAAGATCTCGTCGACTAAAACCGGCTCATGGGATTCGCGAGCAGAATTCATTATCCACTTCCACCCACTTTTCCCCACTCATTGGCTGGAGTATACACCCAACCAAA
Above is a window of Nitrospira sp. DNA encoding:
- a CDS encoding UDP-N-acetylmuramoyl-L-alanyl-D-glutamate--2,6-diaminopimelate ligase, with the translated sequence MTLDDLISPIQGRLGVLERSGNQQVAITGLTDDSRQVAVGSLFVAVQGERVDGHDFVDRVLTAGAAALVVGRAVAAGSTPTIRVQDSRAALGVIGSRFYGDPSSALRMIGVTGTNGKTTTTYVVKTMLEAAKRQVGLIGTVAYLVGKESFPASHTTPGALDLQKLFARMVEKRLDTVVMEVSSHALALDRTAGSEFDVAVFTNLTQDHLDFHVDMERYFQAKLKLFVELGRSGARKERKRAIINGDDPWSRRMREACTVPVWTYGLGEQADLRAEDVRLSAAGTDFTLRSPAGTCTIQSRLVGEHNVYNLLAAIGVALHEGLTLDQVRVAVGAVSNVPGRFERVEAGQDFTVVVDYAHTEDALVRLLTAATALRTGRIITVFGCGGDRDRTKRPKMGRAAVQYSDVVILTSDNPRTEDPAAILREVEAGVKDALANRGHVRYQMLADRRAAIQAAIREAKAGDMVLIAGKGHEDYQIVGTTKHHFDDREVAREMIGTLRS
- a CDS encoding penicillin-binding protein 2: MAATSFRGRRIVVACGLVLAFVFVIVRLVNLQVMQAAELTVKADRQHQKNVTLEGARGTIYDRNSKVLAMNMDVPSVFGVPASLGNPVAAARNLSPILHVKATELEKKLKQERHFVWLARKLEPEQGRRLERLGLEGVGVVMEGRRFYPKGPLLSHVLGFAGMDDRGLEGVELRYEQYLHGEKRAVVLQRDALGRAVFPKGLNEEGAAAGHSLTLTVDEVIQYIAEKELDEAVSRANAKSGTLIAMDPKTGAVLAMAVSPRFDPNTVGALVPDRWRNRALTDTYEPGSTMKSVIAAAALEEKVMTPGSMIYGENGQFAIANTVIHDHERAGWMTFAQMIQKSSNIGAAKVGMALGEWRVYDYLKDFGFGDKTGIDLPGETAGLLRGPRQWGKRSLASISMGQEIGVTPLQMVTAVSAIANGGVLMKPYVVSEIRNAKGQLVAQTMPQAKRRVVSADTARTLTTLLEGVVTGGTGGKAAIPGFRVAGKTGTAQKVDPRTGKYSSTLLVGSFLGYVPAEDPRLAMIVVIDEPRGEGWGGVVAAPVFRRVGEQVLNYLGVAVDEPIKLAMAALES
- a CDS encoding cell division protein FtsL; the protein is MKAVAFAAVTSLVLLFVWERVDIVRIGYHIERLKAQKVLLERERDELQVKLSGLTAPERIARLASDKLGMMQPEKGQVVVINIEPEAPANPIAAEGEVRIARNMVPRRVR
- the rsmH gene encoding 16S rRNA (cytosine(1402)-N(4))-methyltransferase RsmH is translated as MNSARESHEPVLVDEILFWLQCKPGGVYVDCTLGYAGLATRILERTAPTGILVGIDRDATALSESRSRLQDVLSRVRLRHANFSELKTVVADNGLSQVDGVIFDLGVSSPQLDRPERGFSFREDGPLDMRMDQREGRTAADLVRDLPETELADVIYQLGEERYSRRIARAIVQARMQGEIRTTGELAAVVERAVPASYRHGRIHCATRTFQALRIAVNRELDVLEPALRDAVDILVPGGRVCAISFHSLEDRIVKHTFRAMANGPDASVTVLTKKPVIASDDERNHNPRSRSAKLRVVERIAKESMS